The following are from one region of the Ictalurus furcatus strain D&B chromosome 11, Billie_1.0, whole genome shotgun sequence genome:
- the zbtb11 gene encoding zinc finger and BTB domain-containing protein 11, protein MSSEESYLAIQRYLTEEREPYAPGTHGNVKRKIRKAAACYVVRDGVLFYQRRHRGQEGFTELEVVLQAERRKELIFQAHISRGEHLNQQLTWESLSQKYWWRGILKQVKDCIRDCGCQQKPERGRGSAEDGSGPRGLSRRKEEDEEEEEEKDLEELHAVFQMKSKGASVDKHELVFVDSKGVVKQFLPKHGQTMLDKLNQQRLNNQFCDITLLIEAEEYRAHKAVLASCSEYFYELFVEKGAVASHEAVVDLSGFSKASFLPLLEFAYTSELTFNFCVMAEVAMLARHLQMPEVLQICESVHKKVEEQKLMVYQQGDVHTVIARETLPAQPVASSDSGAYVVAMASDGQAVVARSLQSEAEHSIAVITGEDGTAESLALLAGATVDGETMTVVTHSGQAGLPESLSIVAHNGQSEAGETMTVVTHSGQAGSSESLAVVQACWTVDAPQVVETPVAGSMEPSAYIISVEPGKMAPTEKVHLIASAPVLQEEPLVQALEPLPQQVVTAEQPPASAPKKRGPGRPPKVKQPPPEQEPVVTEVAESVATGGEDVKKEEQESGDPNKRFLRKRSVREGGYVRLHMGLETEEEMSDTVKAPQRPVKRGRVSQSLKRPSADSSETEPQAASDGTKTLPEGAEAVGPEVMSVEEGAAREKTEGAVDGEHTCSECGMVFQRRYTLIMHMLKHEKSRSFKCTLCNKEFQYAVSLRAHLARHKHQKTQRSPLARVATDEVSDGVEGQAKSRTKREFVCDICGKTLPKLYSLRIHMLNHTGVRPHSCRVCGKSFATKHNLKMHRALHDSAKRFYCTMCEKSFVSKRSLNEHISIHTGESKYFCQTCGASFHRASGLSKHMKKHQPKPETRSFQCAHCDKSFYEAKDLQQHMNKHLGVKPFQCQVCGKSYSWKKDWYSHVKSHTVAEPYRCNVCGKEFFEKALFRRHVKKATHGKKGRVKQNLERECEHCGRKFTQLREYRRHMNNHQGVKPFECLTCGVAWADARSLKRHVRTHTGERPYVCPLCQEAHIDARTLRKHISKYHGDQLPGKIMLEKDTLQFHNQGTQVEHAVSILSPELPPELRPAEAPSTTEEIETVLITEETVEAMQAMNEGSVTTLSDQSIMQVVNYVLAHQAGSKAEEEEASDIIQTMEVEVAHVAEVE, encoded by the exons ATGTCGAGCGAGGAGAGCTACTTGGCCATCCAGCGCTATTTAACGGAGGAGCGTGAGCCCTACGCCCCCGGCACTCACGGCAACGTCAAGAGGAAAATCCGCAAAGCAGCCGCTTGCTACGTTGTGCGGGACGGAGTGCTGTTCTACCAGCGGCGGCACCGGGGCCAGGAAGGCTTCACCGAGCTGGAAGTGGTGCTGCAGGCCGAGCGGCGGAAGGAGCTAATCTTCCAGGCGCACATCTCCAGAGGGGAGCATCTCAATCAGCAGCTCACCTGGGAGAGcctttcacaaaaatactggTGGAGAG GAATCCTAAAGCAGGTAAAAGATTGCATCAGGGACTGTGGGTGCCAGCAGAAGCCGGAGCGTGGGAGAGGCAGTGCTGAGGATGGATCAGGTCCCCGTGGTCTAAGTAGACGaaaggaggaggatgaagaagaagaggaggagaaagatCTTGAGGAACTGCATGCTGTCTTTCAGATGAAGTCAAAGGGTGCCAGTGTTGACAAACATGAACTGGTTTTT GTGGACAGTAAAGGTGTTGTAAAGCAGTTCCTGCCCAAACATGGCCAGACCATGTTGGATAAACTGAATCAGCAGCGTTTAAATAACCAGTTCTGTGACATTACCTTGCTCATCGAGGCTGAAGAGTATCGGGCACACAAAGCTGTCTTGGCTTCCTGTAGTGAATACTTCTATGAGCTCTTTGTTGAGAAGGGTGCCGTAGCCAGCCATGAAGCCGTTGTGGATCTCTCAG GCTTTAGCAAGGCAAGCTTCCTGCCTTTGTTGGAGTTTGCCTACACTTCAGAGCTGACGTTCAACTTCTGCGTTATGGCAGAGGTGGCCATGCTTGCACGGCACCTGCAGATGCCTGAAGTGCTTCAGATTTGCGAGTCAGTGCATAAAAAAGTGGAGGAGCAGAAACTAATGGTCTATCAGCAAGGAGACGTGCACACAGTGATAGCCAGGGAAACTCTGCCTGCTCAGCCAGTGGCTTCTTCTGACTCTGGAGCTTACGTGGTGGCCATGGCGAGTGATGGccaggcagtggtggctcgcTCTTTACAGTCTGAAGCTGAACACTCCATCGCCGTTATCACGGGTGAAGACGGAACGGCCGAATCTCTGGCTTTGCTTGCTGGGGCGACAGTAGACGGGGAAACTATGACGGTGGTCACTCACAGTGGCCAGGCTGGCTTGCCCGAATCACTCTCTATTGTAGCCCATAATGGGCAGTCAGAAGCAGGTGAAACCATGACTGTGGTCACTCACTCTGGGCAAGCGGGCTCAAGTGAATCCCTGGCTGTGGTTCAGGCGTGCTGGACAGTGGATGCGCCTCAGGTAGTGGAAACACCAGTAGCAGGAAGCATGGAGCCCAGTGCCTACATTATTAGCGTAGAACCTGGCAAGATGGCTCCTACTGAGAAGGTTCATCTAATTGCATCAGCACCGGTTCTTCAGGAGGAACCACTGGTCCAGGCTTTAGAGCCTCTACCCCAGCAGGTGGTGACTGCAGAACAACCTCCAGCCTCTGCACCTAAGAAAAGGGGGCCAGGGAGGCCCCCAAAGGTAAAGCAGCCCCCACCAGAACAGGAACCAGTAGTGACCGAGGTTGCAGAGAGCGTTGCAACGGGAGGAGAGGACGTGAAGAAAGAGGAACAAGAGAGTGGTGACCCTAACAAGAGGTTCCTGAGGAAGCGTTCAGTGAGGGAAGGAGGATACGTTCGTCTGCATATGGGGCTTGAGACCGAGGAGGAGATGTCGGACACTGTGAAG GCACCTCAGAGGCCAGTGAAACGAGGGCGTGTGTCCCAGTCATTAAAGAGACCATCAGCTGACTCTTCTGAAACCGAGCCTCAGGCTGCCTCTGATGGTACAAAGACACTGCCTGAGGGAGCAGAGGCAGTTGGGCCAGAGGTGATGTCTGTAGAAGAAGGAGCAGCACGTGAAAAAACAGAAGGAGCAGTGGATGGAGAACACACGTGCAGCGAGTGCGGCATGGTGTTTCAGAGACGCTACACCCTGATCATGCACATGCTGAAACACGAGAAGTCGCGCAGCTTCAAGTGCACT CTGTGTAATAAAGAGTTCCAGTATGCCGTCTCCCTTCGTGCCCACTTGGCTCGTCATAAGCATCAGAAGACACAGAGATCACCTTTGGCTCGAGTAGCAACTGATGAGGTCTCAGATGGGGTAGAGGGTCAGGCCAAAAGTCGCACCAAgcgtgagtttgtgtgtgacaTTTGTGGTAAGACACTGCCCAAGTTGTACTCTTTGCGCATCCACATGCTGAACCATACAGGTGTGCGGCCACACTCGTGCAGGGTCTGTGGGAAGAGCTTCGCCACCAAGCACAACCTGAAGATGCACCGAGCTCTGCATGACTCAGCCAAGCGCTTCTACTGCACCATGTGTGAGAAATCCTTCGTCAGCAAGAGGAGCCTGAATGAGCACATCAGCATTCATACAG GTGAATCTAAATATTTTTGCCAGACGTGCGGCGCATCGTTTCACCGGGCGTCTGGTCTGAGCAAACACATGAAAAAACATCAACCTAAACCAGAGACCCGTTCCTTCCAGTGTGCCCA CTGTGATAAGAGCTTCTATGAGGCGAAGGACCTGCAGCAGCACATGAATAAGCACTTGGGCGTGAAACCCTTCCAGTGCCAGGTGTGTGGGAAAAGCTACAGCTGGAAGAAGGACTGGTATTCTCACGTTAAATCGCATACCGTTGCAGAACCTTACAG GTGTAATGTGTGTGGGAAGGAGTTCTTTGAGAAGGCCCTGTTCAGGAGGCACGTGAAGAAGGCCACCCATGGAAAGAAGGGCAGAGTGAAGCAGAACCTGGAAAGGGAGTGTGAACACTGCGGCAGGAAGTTCACTCAGCTCCGAGAGTACCGCCGCCACATGAACAACCATCAAG GTGTAAAACCATTCGAGTGTTTGACGTGCGGTGTGGCATGGGCTGACGCCCGCTCACTGAAGCgccacgtgcgcacacacacaggcgagCGCCCCTACGTGTGTCCGCTGTGCCAGGAAGCCCACATCGATGCCCGCACGTTGAGAAAGCACATTTCCAAATACCATGGCGATCAGTTGCCAGGTAAGATCATGTTAGAGAAGGACACACTACAGTTTCATAATCAAGGCACCCAGGTGGAACACGCTGTCAGCATCCTAAGCCCCGAGCTGCCCCCTGAGCTGCGCCCAGCGGAGGCGCCCTCCACCACCGAGGAGATTGAAACTGTACTCATCACAGAAGAGACTGTGGAGGCCATGCAGGCAATGAACGAGGGCTCTGTCACTACGCTCTCAGACCAGAGCATCATGCAGGTGGTGAACTACGTCCTGGCACACCAGGCCGGCTCAaaggcagaggaggaggaggcctCGGATATCATCCAGACCATGGAGGTGGAGGTGGCTCACGTGGCAGAGGTGGAgtga